ACTTTTGCCAGATTGCCTGGGCATCTGGAAAATCAAGCTTGAGGCCCCAGGGAATGTAAAGCTGTATGGTTCACGTGCATCATGACCCTTTTGCTAAGTAAGTTTGCCAAATGTGATGGTGTTTTTTGTAAAGTAGATAGTTTCccactgggaactggacagagACCAGGAGACAGTGTTCACAGAAAGCACTGACCAGCCTGACAGATACTTATTGGTTTCCAGTTTCAGGCAACACTGACTGCAATTGAACCAGAGATCTTGGAGTGGaagattgtctttttaaaattgctttatacACAGAGTCTATACAATGAGCTTCTTTTACAGAagcacatgcttatttttttaaaatgggtgcaTGAAATTATTTAATCTTGTATGAGTTACAGTATGCTATTTTTGGGTATTTTCATAGTTTTCCTAGAAATAGATGCTTGTTAGTATTAAAAACACGTTCTGTTACAAAATAGGATGAGAGCAAAGCCTGGGAATAATTTACAAGGCATGAGGAATGTGTTAAGACGTGCAGAAGAAGGGTTTTGCTGGAAGGTTGTTGTGTTGGTTTGAGAGAGGCAGGATGTTCATAGAAAATTGGGCAGTTGGACACTTTCCTCGTTGTCTACATAAAAAAAGATCCCCCCGTGTCATAATTCTGTGACAAGAGAAAAGAGGACAATAAAAACAGACATAGATAGGAGTAACTGACCATGTCATACCACATATATTTATGGTTTGGCTTATCCTAACCtgatgaaaaggaagaaaagaggaattgTGCTAAGGCAGGATTTGTGGAAAGAAACATAGGATATAGATGTTCAGCCTGGTGTAGTAGGATAGAGTGGACTAGGACttggaagatctgggttcaaatcccactgaGCTGTGGAAGCTCACCAGGGGTATGGAACtaataatacagtacttcaaTTTAAATATCTTACtaaccttaaaagccctattaggatcactataagtcagttctgatttgatggcacataacataacaaatACAGGATACAGATACATAGGAAACTGCTTTATACTGTAAAACATCAGTGGACCATTTAACCCACTATTGAGTTTCAGATTCAATAGCATTACCTGGAGATCCCTGCTCTTCCTTGATGGTCTCCCTTCCGAGTACTAATGAGGCCAACCCTGCTTAGTGTCTGAAATCAGATTATATTTGTGTGTTCAGGGCTTTTAAGTGGGAACCCTCTCCTTCATCTTTGAGTTCTCTGCATGTCACAAAATCCTCCTGTTCCTCAGTCCACTtcataaattacaaaaaaagagatatcACCTTCCATTTCCCAGCTATTTCTGGACTGATTTTACCTGAAGAGCAAAGTAAAGCTGGGACTAATTTCAGAAAGCAGGAAAAGACCCCACATTTTCAAATGTTATTCATTTATTAACTATATCTATCCCATCTTTTTAATAACAGTTATGCAGTGAAGTAGTGTTCAAAGAACCCTAATCTTCCTTTGTAGGATTTagaatttcccacccacccccttttggCATTTACTGTTCTGCACAGTGAGGCAGTTTGACTCATGAAGATTCTTCACTGCTGGCCCAGTTAATGGAAAAAAGTAAACATTCAAACACTAGTTTCCTTCAGATGTTGGCTGCCAACTAGCTTTCCAGGATGAAGGAAGTCGTTCTGTGGTAGAATAACAAGCATACTAGCCAACAAACCACCCTGTCACTGGATGGGCTTGAGGGTGGTGGATTATTAATAGTCTGAGAGGAATAATGACAGTCTGGGAGTCTTGAAGGAAATGTGGCTGGCCCAAGAGCTAAACGCTGGCCAGGCAAATGGAATCTCAACACTGCTTTTCAAATAGACTCCACCACGCTAATCTTCGTTGTTATCTTTTCTTTGTGTCATTTACAGACAATCTCCGTCTTTGAGGAGCGGGCGCATATCCTGTACATGTCACTAGAGAAACTGAAGTACATTGATGACCCTGAGGTCTACTTGAGGAGATCTGTCCTTATAAATAATTTAATGAAGAGAATTCATGGGGAAATTATCATGCAAAACAACTGGTGTTTCCCAACTTGCTCTTTTGGCAGTGCTGCAGCCCAAGAGTGGTTCGTGTCCCACGACTGCCCTTATAGGAAACGGCTCCGGATGGCACGGGAGGACGGTGAAAAGACCCACACATGCTGCTTTTATCAAGAATGTGGCAGCCATTACTTAGGTTTACCGTTATCTGCGAATTCTGCAAGtccagcctctgcctctgcctccaaCTCTGcttcatcctcttcttcttctataTCTTTGCCAAGTTGTTCCCAACCCATAGGATATGGTGTCAGCAGTGCCCCTGTTTATAGAAATGATGATCAAATACATGCCAATGAAATTTTCATTACTAATGCCGGTCCACATCAGGATAAGACAATGTTAAGCAGCGAGAAAGGAGGTCATGAAGTGGAGCGAGACTCTGCTTTAGACTGGGAACTGATGAAAAGTGAGCATGGCAGTGAATGTAAAAGCAAATACTATGATTATTTTGAGACAGGGCATGGTGACAAGAGCAACATGAATGAATCTTGGAAGAAATCCTTACGGAAAAAGGAgtgcttaccaggcagcaaattATGTTGCAGTAAAGGAAGTAAAATTTGAAACTTCTACATATTTGCATTTCTGAAATACGCACAGCATGTTGAATTCATCGAACAAAAATGTTGTTGTGGATGGATTTTCTTAATACTTTTATACAACCAATACAATCATGTCATAAGCTTCATGGATAGTTTCAATGACGTTGGAGCAGATTGCATCAAAGTGTATGTATGGTCTGCATCACAGAACTATTTATAAAGATATGAAATCTTCACAAAGAGCACAGTTTAAATGCGATGTATGAGTATATTTTAGCTTTTGTTGCTGAAAGAACCAATAAATCAGATGGAGAAAACATAACCCttttgaagtaccatttccctaGGGAGTCTGACATGATTTAAGAGGAATCTCCTTTGTGCTTATCAATTAATTATATATTTGATAAGCAAATTGTTACCAGCACATGGGGAAAGGATACTTTTTGCCCAACAATAATGGCTATGAGAAAGACTGCATATAGTTTAGAAGAATAAACCTACACCGTGCTGTCCAAAATATTTGTCTACTTTAACAAATAGGGTGCAATAACACCTTTCTATGGAATTTTAATCAGAAataccatatactgtacagttcCAGCACATGTACAGTTTTCATCTAAGCTGCAGAAATGAATTAGCCTTATGGTGGTTTAGTGCTATAAAGGGCAGCGTTTCTTTGGTGCCTTACTTTTTATCTTAATTTTTCCAGGGtgaaaattaagtttaaaaaagaatacagCTACAGCAGGGATGTAACCTAAAcaggaaaacaaataataataacagggtgGATCAAATAGTATTAGAAGCCgtatcttttaaaatacagaatttgATTTCCAATTCAAATTCATCTATTCTTCCTTTTTGCTCAATTGGTTTTTGGTTTGCCATCCTTAGGAAGTGattgaagaaaaaaacaatagaGAGATATCTCTTGTAAACAAGCATTGGCTGCTTGAATATTTCTATGGCAACTGTCTgttgctgtgatttttttcctttttctttcttgtattaTGAAGTTCATGAACCAGTGGCATGCTTTATACTTTATTCTGCTTcacttcattttctctctttaaagTTGTAAAGAGCATGTACTGGGATTTTCTATAATGTTAggggttctttttattttttggggaaaaagcacaatGTGGTGATATAAGATTTTTATCTGAAATGAATGTAAGGGTTTTAatctttgttggtttttttaaaatactatcttGGAGAAACAGGGGATAACTTTAAATTCTTGGggaaattgttcagtttcaggtattttcattttaaaatacactGTTTCATTGGAAGTTGAATATGTTTGAATCCCATTGGTAACTGGGAGTCTTGTGCACACCATTAATTCTGCCTCATTCGTATCACAGAAATTTTGTTGTGGCTAAAAGACTGGGGGgaaaacagatggaaaaaaacTACAATCCTTCACTCAAATCATCCTTGCTACAAAGCTTGATCTGAATTAATAGCTATCTTAATGGGAGAAAAGTACTTAATTAGAGCTGGATCCTGCTCTTATTCTTTTCATTGGATTATTGATTTCCTGGCTGCCTTGCTATGTTTGCTGGTTCACACTCTTGTTATTTTTACTTAAGCATGAGTAAAGAATTTTCTCACATCTGGATGTGCACTACCATTGAATCAGCTCATGCCTCTGTTTTCGTCAGACTGTATTCAGCTGTGGCTCTCCACAGAATTGTATTCTGCATAGTAGTTACATGAACTAGCTCAAGCAGCTATCTAGTATCTTTTATGCCTCATTCTCTTCCCTCTCCAAATAACACACATGTTGTAAAGTAGAGGAAataatttgggggaaaaaagacttcAGTTCTTCCTCTATGGTTTTAACAAATGATCTGTAAGAGATGTGAAAAGAGGAGAGATCTGTGCTGCAGAAGAAATCTAGGGAGAAGCCTATTTTAGTGGGTAGAGCACATGCCTTCCATGTCAAAGATGTCAAGGGCTGAATTCCCATCCTCTGCTGCCAGCCTGTCTCTGACATAGAAGCCTTTCCACCTGGTTTGTAGATATCAAGGGTCAGTTGTGGTGAACTATTGGTGACAGAAAGGTATTACATATATAATGAGACACATTTTCTCTTTATGAAGAGTTCCAAAAATGTTGACTTACTGCCATCTCTTTAGAACCACTTATAAATATAAGAGATAATTGAATTGTATTGCCTGAATCCAACTACTAGTGTGaaaccactgaatcaatagaacttccATAACAGTTGCTTTACCATCAAGAAATTAATTCAATGTGTCTAGTACTTGGACGTAGGTCTCTATGTGTGTGTAGTGGATGGGAATATAGTTTTGTTGTTCTCTCTACCATTGAGATTCTAATTTGGTGTATAGTAACTGGGGAGTAAGAgctactgaactcagtgggatttattccAGAGCAGACATGCACAGGATTGTATTGTATGCAGAAACAACAATGAATCTTTTCTCAATGTACAGCTGACAAATGTACCAGCAGCCCATCCTGCTTGGATTATAGGCCATCCTTGAGCAAATGCATTACAGCATGCACTTTCACGAATTAACAACGCACACAATGGCGACAGCTATAGGCCAATGCATTTCAAGTtgcaatacattttaaatttttaagtGCCATAGGACTCTTTTGGTTTTCTAATGCAATATGGTCATCTCTTTGAAATTATAACTACTATGGTCTTGTCCATGTCATCTCCCTTTTCTTCAGTTTTGTGCCATATATAAAATGTCTCGAAGGAACAGAAGCAGCTGTGGAGAAGTGGTAACATCATTTCCTGTAGGGTCAGCGCTAGTTCCTCCCCCTCCAAGGAGCCTTAATATACATATGAAGTGCATGCATAGCACAGTGACCCCTGCACAGAAAGGGTCATCATATATCAAAAAGTTAAGAGAACATCTGCAGTATTTGGATAATTTAAAATGAGAATTTCACCCTCAATAAAGATGCAGTCTAATGCCATTGTATCAATGCTGAACAATAGATAAGATTTTACCATTGGGCCTCCTGGTTGTGGTAAAGGAATCTACTTTAGAATATTATGGTCTTCAATAAATGCTTGAATGAGTGATAGATCTTTCCTTTCCTGCCCAGTGAGCAGGCTGTCCCCTGTGAAGAATTAACAACAGATGTAGCAACCCATGGGCTACTTAGCTAGAAACCCAAATGTCTTTAGAGGAGGGAAGAGACTCCAGCATGACTGCTCCTTTGGAGGAGTGGGAGGCTAGTGAAGAAGTCACTCGTGTTTTTATTCCACCACTAAGAGCCAGGGCTGAGTAGGAGGATAACGGGGAGGGGGGTGCCGATTGAAACTAGAGCCTGGATATAATGAGTTTCAGGTAATATAATTACCTGGAACAGGTTACAGGAATTTTTCCTTAAAAGaggattacattttaaaagagatGCAACAAGAGGATATGATGGATTCTTTCAGTGTGACAAGTAATCTTTTCTAATTGGCCCCCTTTTCTTAGGGGTGGCAGTTTTAGAAGAATTTTGTATGAAATTTTCCAAGTTTTCTTATCAGTTCTAAGATGTTATAAAAACACAATGAGTTCATTGCCTATAAAACTGTAACATAACAATCCTGATTTACTATTTTACACCACAATGATCTGTGGCTACAAATTAATTTGAAGTGCATTTCTGTGTTCTGGTCTTAACCCTCTTGCCTCCATGTTTGATGATGTGGAAATAGTAAGAGAACTGCTGGAGCACATAAGTGGAACAGATAGGAAACACTCAACTCAAATAGCCAAGGAGGAGTGCCATAGCCATACATATGCTTGCACACACAGTAATGCCTAAGAGGAATCTTAAGATCTTAGAACTTAATATTCAGAGTCAGGTTCTTGACCATGAATAACTTCACTTCCTACTGCACTGCATTTCAATTGCCTTTGTAAAACTTGTATTTTAAGATTATACAATGGAGCTAATTCTAACACACTGTGTTGTGCTACTTAAAAGCTTATTATTTGCATGATATAAGAATTACAAGAGGTAATTTCTAAGTTTCTTTTATGCTTAAGAAGTACATAGACAAAATTTGCAGATAATGAAAGAGAAAAATTTACCTATGCCCATATTAAGAAATGTGCAAAGATATTCAATATTAAATACatctattttgtgtgttttttaaagttatCCTACCTTATTTCTCCAAGACAAAAACATTCTTATTATTGCTATCAATATTATATATAGGTCTCATTCATACAGTGTATGAGTAAGATCATTTAGTCATTTGTCCACATGGACCATTTTTTTCAAGTGGATTTTTTCTTCTTGTGTTATATTCAGTTGAGAATAGAAAATTATGTTCTTGTTCCAGTATATGTCAAACATCTGATGTTTTAAGCTTAGGTATTTAGGTACTTGTATACTAAGGTGATGTTGTAGTAAAAGTGAGTTTTTTCCttgatatatatttattaaaatgatAAACAttgttttggtttaaaaaaacattaaatgtgattgttctttttctatttttccaaCAAGAATGGTCAGTTAAACGAAATGTTTCATTCAGCAGAATATATGatataatctgttttcaatgGCTTGATCAGCACTGGTAATCACTAGACAGAGCTGTGCCCACAAGGGGTTGGATTTAGAATTTTTCATGCATAGATAGGAGACTTCCATCAATCTGCAGCAGGTTCCATTATCAGAAGCTTTCCAGTTTTGAGAGACTCATTCCTTCTCTCATTATCCTAACTTACCCTATATACCTTCTGTGTAGTATTTTTAGGTAGTCAAGAAGGGTCACAGAGGTCTGTATCAAACAGCCCTGATCTGAAAATCCAACATACTGTACTATATTGTATATCGATAAATTTAGCTTGTATCCCATAATATTGATTTGATATGTTTCCTGGTCATAGCTAGAGATCTCTCTTTTGTAATATGGGAATTGTTAAAGCAGGTGTTTCTGTGTGGCATGTGCCAGTTTGTGGCTTAGAATCTTGGTTGCCACAGCACATCCCAGGGAGGCCCTGCAACCAGAAAGAACAGTTTTAAACTCTGCAAGCTGatctccctgttttttttttcttcagtgtgggatTACCAGCTACTATTATGAGCAGAATGCATTTTCAAAGGAAAGATTTCAGACATTTGTAATAACTAGCATGTCTTGGACTGCTTAAGTACCAAACTTCTAACCTGACAATGCTTGCAGACCTTCCTACTTTTGCAGAAGAGTTTTGCCAATTCCCTCTGTTCCCACGGACAATCTTCTTGGGGGTGTAAGATGAAATTCTGAATTGCCATTAGATGTGGAggctgaagttggaaggggaaatTAGATTCCTCGCGTGACAACCTCTACTGCATCACCAGCCTTCCTGGGAATAGAAGGATCACTTCAGATCACAGAGCTACTCTTGACCCAAACTAGATATAATACGTAGTTAGCAACTGAACAGTTCTCTTGAGCATTAAAAGTAATTCATACAACAGTTCTGTAAGGTGTTATTACCTCCATGCTATTGACAGATGAATGGGGAACTTCCTTATTTACAGCTCATTCTCATTCTCTTAGCTGTTCTACCATGCCACTTCTGATATGAAAGACTGTttccatatatatgtatatatatatatagagagagagagagagatccatatAGGCGGCTATATGGATCACTCACTGTAGGCGTTACAAGCACAAGGTAGATGGGCATCCAAATGCAAGGATTATCTGTCTGCACATACCCACGTTATTTTCAATGAGATTATTTTCAAAACACTGTCTGCATCTAGGGTTGGCTTGTTGTATTTGGTTTTCTACATGATGGAGAAGTACCTAATGACTTTGATACAACTTTTGGGGAGTGTGCCAAGTTAGGAAAGGCAGATAAATCTGTATGGAAAAAGAGAAGGTTAAGGGAGCTGCAAAAACACCCTTGGGTGCACCACACAGCCCCAGAGATCCATTGTGAACCACAAAATGAATGATAGAATACAGTACAAAAAGAAAAGACGGAAGATGGGATCCAGCTGTGGCTGTTTCCAAACTGAAAAGCACTGCTTGAGGAACTGTTTCcacctttggttgttgtgggtttttcaagctctttggccatgttctgaaggttgttcttcctaagctcctaaggaagaacaaccttcagaacacagccagagcccgaaaaacccacaacaacaacaacaacaacaacaacaacaataatttattgtcattgtaagtatatacacagtatacccatacaacgaaattcacagacacccagagaccagacacatgcacacacataaaattccccaaacactccccacccactaaaagtcccccattaaaaatacaaacatctacaccgcaggccaagtaacacagtccaactaattattcactactggtggtctttaagctcattattaattgcaattatagctctgggataaaaactattgagaaaacgtgtggtccgagtcttaattgttctatatcttctatATCTATAACAACCATTAGaacctggccgtgaaagccttcgtgaatacggTTTCCACCTTTCTttgtcacccagtgagtttcatggtggAGGGCAGTTTGAACCcattctttccacatcttaatACCTACTGTTATGCACTAGCTGTAGATGATGTTTATGCATCAGCACTATGCTTTCTTGAAATCTGTCTTCTCATATACGAGCAAACCCTAGTAGCAAGTCATGAT
The Pogona vitticeps strain Pit_001003342236 chromosome 1, PviZW2.1, whole genome shotgun sequence genome window above contains:
- the SERTAD4 gene encoding SERTA domain-containing protein 4 isoform X2 — encoded protein: MTLVLPLSSFCEPIVSSEGAGEFQALWESRCCSKSSPASDVAAAASSSSSQGQAQQQQQPPPHGCEGRASAGQSPAAGLHHRGISNPIATSKITYFKRKYVEEEDIHPPLSSCTPKTISVFEERAHILYMSLEKLKYIDDPEVYLRRSVLINNLMKRIHGEIIMQNNWCFPTCSFGSAAAQEWFVSHDCPYRKRLRMAREDGEKTHTCCFYQECGSHYLGLPLSANSASPASASASNSASSSSSSISLPSCSQPIGYGVSSAPVYRNDDQIHANEIFITNAGPHQDKTMLSSEKGGHEVERDSALDWELMKSEHGSECKSKYYDYFETGHGDKSNMNESWKKSLRKKECLPGSKLCCSKGSKI